AGGGACCCATCGCACCCAGACGCTTCTCCAGGTAGACCTGAACCACTTGACGGTCGACGGCACTTCCTTGATGATACTCATGGACGAGCTTGTCAAACGACTACAAGGCAGCCAGATCGCTGGACCGGCCCCGGGTTACGGGCGATACATTGACTACCTCCAGAACCAAGCCGACGAGAGCGCCGCCCTTGACTACTGGATAGAGTACCTAGACGGCGCAGAGCCCTCCTACTTTCCGACTATGAACGACAAAAAATCGGGTTCGGCAGGCTCCTTTGAGGTGGTGGAAATACCGCTAGACACCATTAGCCTCGACAGTCTTCGAGCCGTCTGCCGCGCCTTCAACGCGACCATATCAAACGCATTGCAGGCCGTCTGGGCACTTGTTCTGAGCACCTACACCGGCGACCCCGACGTCTGCTTCGGTTACCTCTCATCAGGGCGCAGCCTGCCCATCCCGGGGGTGTCCGAGATCATCGGGCCGATGATGAACTTGCTTGTGTGCCGGGTGggcggcatcgagggcaaatccctcggcggcctcctcgagagTGTCCGGGACGACTTCGTCAACGCGTTGCCGCACCAGTGCTTCTCCATCGGCAAGGTGCAACGCATCCTCGGGACCAACGAGACGAAGCTGTTCAACACCATCATGACGTCGTACTACTCTCCCTCCATGTCGAGCAGCACTGACAGCGGTCGCGAGTTCTTCAAGCTGGTTGCATCACACAATGCGTCAGATTTCGATCTCGTGCTCAAGGTCACCTACTCGGACTCGGACATTCGGGTACGCTTGGCGTATTCCACGGCCATATTGTCGCCGTCTATGGCGGAGAACGTCTCGCACACTTTCTCGAGCATCCTCGGCAGACTAATCGACACGCAGGACCCCGATACCCGTGTACAGAGAGTCACCTCCATCAGCCCTTGGGACCTGGATCAAGTCACGGCCTGGAACCATCGAAATACGGCTTCTGCAACACGTCCGGTACCTGTTCATGAGCTCATCGAGAACCAAGCTCTGCTCAGACCTGAAGCACCAGCCATCTACGCTTGTGACGGCGAAATGACCTACCGCGAGTTGGACGAGGCGTCCACAGCGGTTGCTCGTCGTATTCTTGCCCTTGGAATCGGACCAGGTGCATTTGTCGCTCTATGCTTCGAGAAGTCGATATGGTACTCGGTGGCTATGATTGGTGTCCTGAAGAGCGGCAACTCCTTTGTGCCAATCGATGTTTCCAATCCTACGTCCAGAAGAGAGGAGATTCTACAGCAGCTTGGCATCTCTGCATTGGCTGGCTTGATCGTCTGTTCGCGAGACCAAGCACCGTCGCTGAGACCGTTTAGTCGTCATCTTCTGGAACTCGATGGCGAGACGCTTGCTCACATCGCGTCCGCGGATTGTTCGTCATCACTTCCCTCAGCATCTCTGACGGACCCGGcgtacatcatcttcacCTCTGGGTCTACCGGGAAGCCCAAGGGAGTTGTTGTACAACATGGAGCATATTCGTATGCTGCCCAAGCTCACAGCCCAGGGATCCATATCAACGAGGACTCGAGGGTCTTGCAGTTTGCTTCCTATGGTTTCGACACCAGCATGGAGGACCACCTCACAACCtttgccgtcggcgcctgCTTATGCGTCCCCTCGGAAGAGGACCGGCTGAACTTGCAAAACTTGGCTTCGTTCACATCCAAGTCAGGGGCAAACTGGGCGCATCTCACACCATCCTTTGCCGAGCTGCTTACACCGACTCTcatgccgacgatgaagaccATGGTTCTCGGAGGCGAGGCGATGACTGCCAGGAACATCCGAAACTGGGCTGCGTCTCCGGACACCGAGCTCATCCAGGTTTACGGGCCGTCGGAGTGTTGCGTAACCAGCACCATCAGCCCGGCATTGTCTCTCTACAGCGATCCCACCAACATCGGCTCGGCGGTCCCGGGGTGCAGGACGTGGATTGTCAGGCCTGACGATCCCAACGCTCTTCAAGCCATCGGCGTAGTGGGCGAGCTTCTAATGGAAGGGCCGATTCTCGCAAAGGAATACTTGAACAGTCCGGAGCAGACCAACAACTCGTTCACACAGGGTCTTCATTGGGCACCCGAGAAGAGACTTTACAAGACTGGCGATTTGGTCAAGTACGACTCTTCAGGCCATCTGCACTTCGTCCATCGCCGTGATGGCCAGGTCAAGCTCCGCGGCCAGAGAATTGAGCTGGGAGAGATTGAGAGGCAGATGGCACTCGATCCCCGGGTCCAGCACTGCCTTGCCCTCGTACCGGGGTCGGGACCTTGTGCCACAAGACTGACTGCTGTCATCACGCTCAATGGCCAGTTTGCAGACACTAGCAGTGAGATGTCAACTTCGGGTTCGACGATTGAGCTTCTTAGCACGCCTTGGCTTGAGCACATCAGTTGTATGAGAGACTACCTCCTTGATAGACTGCCACCATACATGAACCCAGAGTTGTGGATCATTCTGACGTTCATGCCAAGGAACTCTTCAGGAAAGTTGGATCGTAAGACGGTCACCAGCTATCTCGAGAACCTGACGCCGGAGGAGTTCGCCGAGATCTTGCCTCGCATGGAAGAAGAGACTTGGGACCGGCCAGGAAGCGAGGCGGAACTCGGCATGAGGCAGATTTGGAGCGAAGTCTTGAACATTCCAGAAGAGGAGATTGGGTGGAACAGCTCGTTCTACTATTTGGGTACGTAAAAGCCCCTTATTAAAAGTTGTGTATTCTGATTGGGAGCTAACGAAGCACAGGTGGCgactccatctcggccataACCATCAGCAGCATGTTGCGGCAGGTTGGCCTCGAGGTATCGACTGCCGACATCCTTCGGTATCGAACCATTGAACGTCTCGCCAGAGCATCAACGCAGTCAACACAGAGCAAACAAACCCAGACTAAGCCTGGAGACAActcgacaacaacaacaacaacaacggaTTCGTTCGATCTAGCTCCCATTCAACAACTGCACTTCCAAGCCTCGCCAGAAGGTGACGTTCTGGACCAGCAGACTATGGTGGTCAAGGTAACCAGGATCATCGTCCAGGATGAACTACTCAAGGGTATCCGGTCTCTTCTCCAAGCCCATCCGATGTTACGAGCCCGTTTCGAGCGCCGTGACGACAAGTGGACGCAGCGAGTCCCTTCAACATCTGTTGGTGGGGTCAACGACTGCCGTGTACGCTTCCACAACCGCGATGAGCATAACTACGTCCTCGAGTGCATTGCTGAGGCTAGGCTGTCGATACATCTTACCAAGGGTcctctcgtcgccttcgacgTCTTCGAGACGGCACGGCAGACGCTGATGAGCGTCACCATCCACCACCTTGTCGTGGACACTGTATCTTGGCGCATCCTGTTCCGCGAGCTGGAAGAGTTTCTCCTGCTCGGCAAGCCCGCACGCCAGGAAACGGACTCGTTCCAGTCGTGGTTCTTGGCCCAACAGCAGTTTGCATCGGCCTTGCAGCCGCGAGACGTTCTTCCCCCTGATGTCCAAGTTTCTGCAACAGACTTGGGATTCTGGGGCATGGATGGCAAGAGGAACTGCTTCGGAGACACGGTCTCCCGCACCATCGCCCTTGACGCTGGTCTCACCCAGTCCATGTCTCGAGCATCGGCCAGTTCTGGCGTCAGAACCCTTGACATCATGATTTCCTCCATCATCGAGTCGTTTCTGCAAACATTCGGCCGCTCTCCCTCCGTCTTCACCGAAGGCCACGGACGAGAGCCGTTCTCTCCCCACGTCGATCCCTCCGGCACCGTGGGATGGTTCACCACGTTCTCTCCCGTTGCCGCGCAGCATCGAGACAACATCCTGCGGGAGGTCTGCGGCGCTCGTTCGAGAACCCCACTGAACGGCTTCTCGTACTTTGCGTCCCGGTTCCTCAGCGAGGCCGGTGCCGAGGCTTTCCATGGCCATGACCTGCCGATGGAGGTCACCCTCAACTATCTGGGCGACTTCCAACAGTTTGAAAAGGACGACTCGCTCTTCAAGAGGTGCGATGACGAATTCCAGAAAGCGCTGTCGGAGCTGAGGCGCCAGCAACGCGCAGAGTCTTCGCGATACGCCCTCATTTCACTGTTAGCCGTCACGAAAGACGATCGGTTGTCTATTCAGGTTGAGTGGAACAAGCAGATGGATCATCAGGTCCAACTGGCAGACTGGGTGCTCCGACTGGAGGATGTTCTCAAGCGAACCATCTCCAACCTCTCGGTTTCAGGTCTAGATTCGCCACCACTGTCGCCATCGAACGTGTTGCCTTCTTCCGTCGGTCTTCAACACACCCAACTCAGCAAGGCTCTTGACCTCGCCGTGTCACGCTTCCACTTGCAGCCcgacgacatcgaggccGTCTATCCGTGCTCACCCATCCAGGATAGTCTCATGATGTCGCAACTGAAGAATTCTGCCAATCTTTACAGCCAGCATTTCCTCTTCAGGCTCTCTGGACAGGAGTCTATCGACCCCAACAGGCTTCTGGCTGCCTGGAAGCATGTCTGCGCTGCACACGCCATTTTGCGCACGATCTTCCTCGAGAATGAGTCTGGGATGTTCTTACAAGTGGTACTGAGAAACGTGGACTCAGACGTTGAGCTTCTCCGGATGGAGGATGAGCCCGACCTCGTGGCTCTATGGGCGCAACAGTCTCGTTCAGCCGGGCCTGCACCGTTGGACGGTAAAGTTCTCCACAAGCTCCGGATCTACACTGCAAAGGACGGCTCTGTCTACTGTCTTCTGGACAAGAACCATCTCATCACCGATGGCATGACTTCTCGTCTTTTGATCCGCGACTTCCTTGCTGTTTATGACGGCTGTCCAAAGCAAGGGGGTCATCCTTACTCCAGCTACATTGACTACATCCAGCAGCAGGATGCGGCAAAAGTCTCGCAATACTGGAGCAATTACCTGGAGGGAGCACCGACATGTCACTTTCCTAGGCTGTTGCAACAGTCCCCTCCAACAAATCATCGCTCCGAGTTCACTCGAGtcaccgccgtcatcacGGACAAGACGTCCTTGAAGACAACGTGCCGGAAGTTCGACTTGACCCCGCCTGCAATATTTCAAGCTGCGTGGGCAGTGGTCTTGTTGGCCTACCTGAACTCGGACGATGTTGTCTTTGGTGTTCTTGGCCATGGCAGAGACGTCCCGATCCCAGGGGCGTCGGAGATCATCGGGCCAATGGCCACCATTGTGCCTCTGCGGGTTCGGTTTGAAGGCTCTGGTAAGACGTCGGAGATTCTGCGGCGCGTACAAGATGACAGCATCGAGCACATTTCCAGACAGGCAGTTTCACTGGCTCAGATCGCACACGCCGCCAGTCGTAACGGGAGTGCCATGTTCAACACCATCTTCAACTTCCAGAGGGCCATCACACCCGAGGTGGGGAGGATCAAGTCAGAATTGTTATATTCTCACGACACGAGTGAAGTAACATCTACCCCTCTTTATCCAGTTGATGGTTTTTGTATGT
This genomic interval from Colletotrichum higginsianum IMI 349063 chromosome 9, whole genome shotgun sequence contains the following:
- a CDS encoding Peptide synthetase, whose amino-acid sequence is MSSGTGISDTSVVTEKLRTLVSKLLAIPLENVDAEASFVGLGGDSFKAVHLYQRCADQGLAVRFQDILHKPLIDIASLAESCLANGSDDATGRHRDDGDEKYPQMPFNYDFSKIYSELEEKYGLTSEDVETIYPCSPMQESMYIGQKMSSKRLYRTRGLFEAQSEFDPSSFEAAWNDVVRRHQTLRTVYVETPGPASERLLDAVVLKKRMGKMTTRQVDDVADAKHRFAVGDLENEDNDTEESHHRITLYNTTRGTHRTQTLLQVDLNHLTVDGTSLMILMDELVKRLQGSQIAGPAPGYGRYIDYLQNQADESAALDYWIEYLDGAEPSYFPTMNDKKSGSAGSFEVVEIPLDTISLDSLRAVCRAFNATISNALQAVWALVLSTYTGDPDVCFGYLSSGRSLPIPGVSEIIGPMMNLLVCRVGGIEGKSLGGLLESVRDDFVNALPHQCFSIGKVQRILGTNETKLFNTIMTSYYSPSMSSSTDSGREFFKLVASHNASDFDLVLKVTYSDSDIRVRLAYSTAILSPSMAENVSHTFSSILGRLIDTQDPDTRVQRVTSISPWDLDQVTAWNHRNTASATRPVPVHELIENQALLRPEAPAIYACDGEMTYRELDEASTAVARRILALGIGPGAFVALCFEKSIWYSVAMIGVLKSGNSFVPIDVSNPTSRREEILQQLGISALAGLIVCSRDQAPSLRPFSRHLLELDGETLAHIASADCSSSLPSASLTDPAYIIFTSGSTGKPKGVVVQHGAYSYAAQAHSPGIHINEDSRVLQFASYGFDTSMEDHLTTFAVGACLCVPSEEDRLNLQNLASFTSKSGANWAHLTPSFAELLTPTLMPTMKTMVLGGEAMTARNIRNWAASPDTELIQVYGPSECCVTSTISPALSLYSDPTNIGSAVPGCRTWIVRPDDPNALQAIGVVGELLMEGPILAKEYLNSPEQTNNSFTQGLHWAPEKRLYKTGDLVKYDSSGHLHFVHRRDGQVKLRGQRIELGEIERQMALDPRVQHCLALVPGSGPCATRLTAVITLNGQFADTSSEMSTSGSTIELLSTPWLEHISCMRDYLLDRLPPYMNPELWIILTFMPRNSSGKLDRKTVTSYLENLTPEEFAEILPRMEEETWDRPGSEAELGMRQIWSEVLNIPEEEIGWNSSFYYLGGDSISAITISSMLRQVGLEVSTADILRYRTIERLARASTQSTQSKQTQTKPGDNSTTTTTTTDSFDLAPIQQLHFQASPEGDVLDQQTMVVKVTRIIVQDELLKGIRSLLQAHPMLRARFERRDDKWTQRVPSTSVGGVNDCRVRFHNRDEHNYVLECIAEARLSIHLTKGPLVAFDVFETARQTLMSVTIHHLVVDTVSWRILFRELEEFLLLGKPARQETDSFQSWFLAQQQFASALQPRDVLPPDVQVSATDLGFWGMDGKRNCFGDTVSRTIALDAGLTQSMSRASASSGVRTLDIMISSIIESFLQTFGRSPSVFTEGHGREPFSPHVDPSGTVGWFTTFSPVAAQHRDNILREVCGARSRTPLNGFSYFASRFLSEAGAEAFHGHDLPMEVTLNYLGDFQQFEKDDSLFKRCDDEFQKALSELRRQQRAESSRYALISLLAVTKDDRLSIQVEWNKQMDHQVQLADWVLRLEDVLKRTISNLSVSGLDSPPLSPSNVLPSSVGLQHTQLSKALDLAVSRFHLQPDDIEAVYPCSPIQDSLMMSQLKNSANLYSQHFLFRLSGQESIDPNRLLAAWKHVCAAHAILRTIFLENESGMFLQVVLRNVDSDVELLRMEDEPDLVALWAQQSRSAGPAPLDGKVLHKLRIYTAKDGSVYCLLDKNHLITDGMTSRLLIRDFLAVYDGCPKQGGHPYSSYIDYIQQQDAAKVSQYWSNYLEGAPTCHFPRLLQQSPPTNHRSEFTRVTAVITDKTSLKTTCRKFDLTPPAIFQAAWAVVLLAYLNSDDVVFGVLGHGRDVPIPGASEIIGPMATIVPLRVRFEGSGKTSEILRRVQDDSIEHISRQAVSLAQIAHAASRNGSAMFNTIFNFQRAITPEVGRIKSELLYSHDTSEYDIAVCVTEEQGQLQITLESPTHFMSAAQAERLLTSYATAVRSIASHPEAQAQELGLATDLDRIQLRAWNPARLETKHQCIHNVIAETTHRQPSRPAICSWDGDLSYSDLDSLSTKLAVRLQSLGAGPGEIVVLCFEKSLWAMVAMLAVAKSGAAFVHIDIQGAPKRTESVIMQTKSRLGLTSTAQHAKLASVVETVMIVHKTSVEELPSPESRDQPVASADPSSVLYVIFTSGTTGVPKGVVIQHKSFCSAVASNRSWLQIKAESRVLQFTNYCFDASLEEIFTVLVAGGCICIPSETDRLSDIPGFVARHQVNWAAFTPSYLRTLDPDELESLEFITVHAEPMSQDLVARWAGKIRMRPSYGPTECSVTSTVGAPFTVDTDATNIGWPVGCRGWVVHPENHDILMPIGAVGELLLDGPIVGKGYLDDEAKTAAAFIDPPAWAVEVESAFPEEGLPRKLYKTGDLVSYAEDGSLLIHRRKDHSQVKIRGQRVELGEIQFHLDNLSGIIQHSMVLVPQLGPLEGRLVAVVSLAATSSKSEIAVHGQSITIIRKEDLDSALSRKLGSIMDEMTSLLGRELPQYMIPETWLLVQSLPVQLSLKLDRQHVVKWVNGIDEKTLQAALDVHQNVDAGDEHCSPTEETVLRIWKRVLGIQQSHISLDQSFFRLGGDSIYAMQVMRLCKEAGLRVTTQDVLANPTVRQLASVASQVPDGQGSMPTPPQSPDMSSSLTSFAKLVLGTQDNVETVVPCSPFQQKMYHAFLNNPHKPYLFNNLVSLSNVDGKRASDADALQQAWQQTVHRHAILRSVFIFDASSNQLFHKILTEQKADISVHAVRSEADATAQSRLHLNDVRSRLFRDDTPPVSIRIFTADDGQTFVHFVMGHILIDHVSLAHVFSEFSAFYRGQTPEPALPPAGFHHYIQHVRQTRDLEESNRYWVEELRSVGPCMVRTASDVTVNSDPYSMGSVDFTVEMTTELRGFLREVGITFSSLLQFTWALLLHFETGHGSVCFGHLSSDRDIDFPHADEIVGPMLSMMVAQAELGDATGVLEALRVFQEDSIRSLRHKTFDLTEVERRLGRGTGLFNTLVNYRKVKYSDDGTAVDFRSVWKQDPHEQILVLAFNEGRSQLDATLTYYESLFSKAFVTRLSEEYGRILKLLVSGEHHTVGDLRVVLDS